A stretch of Acidovorax sp. RAC01 DNA encodes these proteins:
- a CDS encoding HupE/UreJ family protein has protein sequence MNTFSLQRLLVAALAAAPVLVLAHGISAEDQQRMLDAGYLHYIELGARHMLTGYDHLLFLFGVVFFLTTFRDVAKFVTVFTVGHCITLIVATYFKITWNYYLVDAIIALSVMYKAFDNNGGFQKHFAMESPNLLWAVFGFGLLHGFGLSTRLQQLPLGDDPVAMLWRILSFNVGVEVGQIAALTVMVGALALWRHRPSFKRLSYAANLALFYGGVYLLLTQLHGYQHDSHPDSFRFPAAEHRHAHEDMDVENTEDKSRDGL, from the coding sequence ATGAATACCTTTTCCCTCCAGCGTTTGCTCGTGGCTGCCTTGGCGGCTGCCCCCGTGCTGGTGCTTGCCCACGGCATCTCTGCCGAAGACCAGCAGCGGATGCTCGACGCCGGTTATCTGCACTACATCGAACTGGGGGCACGTCACATGCTGACGGGCTACGACCACCTGCTCTTCCTCTTCGGTGTGGTGTTCTTTCTGACGACGTTTCGGGACGTGGCCAAGTTCGTGACCGTCTTCACCGTCGGCCACTGCATCACGCTCATCGTGGCAACGTACTTCAAGATCACCTGGAACTACTACCTGGTTGACGCCATCATCGCGCTCAGTGTGATGTACAAGGCGTTTGACAACAACGGAGGATTCCAGAAGCACTTTGCGATGGAATCACCGAACCTGCTCTGGGCGGTGTTCGGTTTTGGGCTGCTGCACGGCTTTGGCCTCTCGACGCGCCTTCAGCAGCTGCCGCTGGGTGACGACCCGGTGGCCATGCTCTGGCGCATCCTGAGCTTCAATGTGGGCGTAGAGGTGGGCCAGATTGCTGCGCTTACCGTGATGGTGGGTGCCTTGGCGCTGTGGCGGCATCGGCCGTCATTCAAGCGCTTGAGCTACGCGGCCAATCTGGCGCTCTTCTACGGGGGTGTGTATCTGCTGCTCACGCAATTGCATGGCTACCAGCATGACAGCCACCCGGACAGCTTCCGCTTCCCGGCTGCAGAGCACCGGCACGCCCACGAGGACATGGACGTGGAAAACACCGAAGACAAATCCCGCGATGGCCTTTGA
- a CDS encoding LysR family transcriptional regulator, translating into MQSYQLRALVAVADAGSITAAARSLGISQPAVTRALKQLEIDVRATLLYRNNAGVALTEFGVALVSHARLILKATDKAEQHIAQMVDAHGGTLSVASSATPFMLVLPSALELVRRQFTTLDVRLQEAVYPTILGLFRDGSIDFAIGPVPAEGLGADFTCDPLFEVELAVVLRRGHRLAHLNSLQDLSTLDWILTGPRNGPGAIHEQAFRAAGLEPPVCLTHCESVAATMHFVAHSDAASFVPRPIAKAFERSRLVSVVRISEPTPPMRISLVRPNQSILTPAGQALFSAIRTVSRSLTGAKPL; encoded by the coding sequence ATGCAGTCCTACCAATTGCGCGCGCTGGTCGCCGTGGCAGATGCCGGCAGCATCACGGCAGCGGCCCGCAGCCTCGGCATTTCACAACCGGCGGTCACGCGGGCCCTCAAGCAGCTGGAAATCGACGTCCGGGCCACCCTGCTCTACCGCAACAACGCCGGTGTCGCCCTGACCGAGTTCGGGGTTGCACTGGTCTCCCATGCACGCCTGATCCTCAAGGCCACAGACAAGGCGGAACAGCACATCGCGCAGATGGTCGACGCGCATGGCGGCACCCTGTCGGTGGCCTCGTCCGCAACGCCGTTCATGCTGGTGCTGCCGAGTGCGCTGGAGCTGGTCCGCCGCCAGTTCACCACGCTCGACGTGCGTCTGCAGGAGGCCGTCTACCCCACCATCCTGGGCCTGTTTCGCGACGGGTCGATCGACTTCGCCATCGGGCCGGTTCCGGCCGAGGGGCTGGGTGCCGATTTCACCTGCGACCCGCTGTTCGAGGTCGAACTGGCCGTGGTGCTGCGGCGTGGGCACAGGCTGGCCCACCTGAACTCGCTACAGGACCTGAGCACCCTGGACTGGATCCTCACGGGCCCAAGGAACGGGCCGGGCGCCATCCATGAACAGGCCTTTCGCGCCGCGGGCCTGGAACCACCGGTATGCCTGACCCACTGCGAATCGGTCGCTGCCACCATGCACTTTGTGGCCCACAGCGATGCCGCCAGCTTCGTGCCCCGGCCCATCGCCAAGGCCTTTGAGCGAAGCCGGCTGGTGAGCGTCGTCCGCATCTCGGAGCCCACCCCTCCTATGCGCATTTCGCTGGTCCGGCCAAACCAGTCCATCCTGACGCCCGCGGGCCAGGCGCTGTTCTCGGCCATCCGGACGGTCAGCCGGTCACTCACGGGAGCAAAGCCGCTTTGA